The Streptomyces venezuelae genomic interval GCGCATCCGCTCCCGTCACGGGGTCATGGGCTCCACCTCCAGGAAGCGGCGGCCCCGCGGACCCCGGTAGAGCAGCGCGTCCCAGCCCAGGCGGGTGAGCGCGGTCATGCAGGCGGCCAGCGCCTCCGGTTCCTCCTGAGCGGCGCCCGAGCCCGGCGGGCCCAGCCACTCCACCACGGCGGTGGCCGGGCGGTCCCCCGCCCGGACCCGGTAGCCGGTGGCGACGCGCGCGCCCGAGGCGTCCACGGACGAGGGGGCGAGCCCGCCGGCCTCCAGGGCCAGGGCCACCGCGCGGACCGGTCTGCCGCGCTCCCACTCGGCGGGTACCGCCCTCGGGTCGCCTCCCTGACCGTTCGTCAGCCGTCTGATCTGGAGCAGCCCGTCCCTGGCCGCCCGGACCTCCCGCGAACGCTGCTCGGCCTCGGCCCCGGGCAGCGGCGGACCGTCACCCGTCGCCGCCTCGAACGTTCCCCCACCGCTCGTCGTCGTCATACGAAAACGGTAGGCGCCGCCACTGACAACCGCCCACCGTGAACCCTTGGCCAAGGGACCAAAGTCCCCGACATTCGGGACCTTCGTCGCGGCATTTCGGACATTCACCCCTGTGACGATGGTCTTTGAAGATCATCCGACGTGCCGTCATCTCCGGACGACGGCCGGAAGGGCCTCATGACCGAGCCACAGAAGCGGCCCCTGCCCGTCCGAGTGCGCCGTCATCCCGACGGCATACCGATGGACGACCTCTTTCGGTCGGATCCCGCGCGACCGACCGGCACCCTGCTCAAGCCCGACCACCGGCCGGAGGCGGCGGAACTGACAGAACCAGCAGCATGGACACAGCCGGCAGAGCCCGGTGAACGGACCGGCCGGATCACGGCCGTACGGACACCCGTGCACACCCAGGAGTCCCCTCCGTCTCCGCAGGCGCTGGAGTCCCCACAGCCCCCGCAGTCCCTGCAATCACCGCAGGCACCACAGCCCCCGCAGTCCGTTCCACCGGTCGCCGTCTCCCGGCGGCCGCCGCCCTCGGATCCCGACCCCGATCTCGTCGAGCGCCGCGGGCCCGCCGTCCCCGGCTGGCTCGCCGTGCTCGCCGGCCTCACCGCGCTCGCCGGGGCCGCGGCGACGCTGTGGCGGGCCCGCCCCCTCGGCGGCGCGCAGCTGCCGCCCTGGCAGTGGGCCGTGCTCGCCGGCTGCGCCGTCGTCACCGTCGTCGCCTTCGGCGGCCTGACCCGCGGACGTACGGGCTCCGCCTGGGTGCTGTCGCTCTTCGGCCGCTACCGCGGCACCGTGCGGCGCACCGGCCTCGCCTGGGTCAGCCCGTTCGTGCTGCGCCGCCGGATCGACATCAGGCTGCGGCACTGGCGCAGCGAACCGATCTCCGTCGTCGACGCCGAGGGTTCGGCGCTCCGCGTCGTGGTCCTGGTGGTCTGGTCGGTTCGGGACACCGCCCGGGCGCTCTACGCCGTCGACGACCATCTCGGCTATCTGCGGGAGCAGGTGGAGGCGGCAGCGGCTCGTGTCCTCTCCCAGCTGCCGGCCGACGCCTTCCGCGGTGACGCACCGACCCTGCGGAACGCCGAGGCCGTCGGCGACGCCCTCACCCGCATGCTCGCGGCCGAGTGCCGGCCGGTCGGCATCGCGGTCTTCTCCGCCCAGCCGACACACATCGAGTACGCACCCGAGGTGGCCGCCGCGATGCAGCGGCGACAGATCGCGGCACTCGACGCCAAGCACCGGGACACCGTCCTCACCGGCGTGATCGACGCCGTGGACGACACGGTGACCCGGCTGACCACACGCGGACTCGTCGAACTCGACGACTTCGAACGCCAGGCCCTGGTCAAGGACTTGACCGTGGCCTTCTACACCCGGCGTGGCGGGCCGGCCCCACAGGATCAGGAGTGACGAGGATCGTGAACACCCCCGGCTTCACCGCACCCGAACTCACTGCACCCGAACTCCCTGCACCCGGCTTCACCGACGAGATTCCTCTCGACTGCGCCTGCGCGGGCTGCACCGAAGCCGCCCGGATCCTGGGCGCGGACGGTGTGCGCTCGGGTGCGGCGGCCCTGCACGGGGTACGCCGTGCCGTCGTCGCGACCGTCGGCGCGGTCGCCCTGGTGGGCGCCGGAAGCGGAACGGCGCTCGCCGAACCGGCCCCGGCGCACGCCGGCTGGGACGGCTCGAAGTACTGGTTCCGGAACGCGGCGGGCGAGTGGCGCTGGACCAGCCATCACTCCACGTACGTCCAGCGCACGGGCGGCACCGACGGTGGCCGCACCGGCGAGCCCGTCTTCCGGGGGCGGCAGGGCTGGGACGCCCAGGACCGCGTCTACTGGTACGAGTCCCGCGGCCACTGGTACTGGACCGGTCACCGGTCGAAGTACGAGCAGCGGACGGGCACCTCGGGGAACACCTCGAAGCCGGCCGGACCCACGACCCCGACCGCTCCCTCCTCGCGAGGCTGGACGGCGCCGGTCTCCTCGTACGTCTTCACGGGGTACTACGGGCAGCCGGGCGCCTGGTCGAGGGGCTATCACACGGGCCAGGACCTCGCGGTCCCGACGGGGACGACGGTCCGCTCGGTCGGCCCGGGGCGCGTGGTGACGGCCCAGTACAGCCGCTCGTACGGCTACGAGGTGGTGATCCGCCACCCCGACGGCCGTTACACCCAGTACGCCCATCTCTCACGGATCGACGTGTCCGCCCGGCAGAGCGTGTCGGCCGGTCAGCGGATCGCGCGGTCCGGGAGGACGGGGCGGGTGACGGGTCCGCACCTCCACTTCGAGGTGCGGACCACGCCGTACTTCGGCTCGGACGTCAACCCGCTGGCCTATCTGCGCGGTCACGGCGTGCGCGTATAGGGAGCTGCGGGAGGACGAGAAGCGGGATCAGCCCGCCACGCGTTCGATCCAGGCGGTGAGGTCGGCGACGACCTCGTCCCGGTTGGTCTCGTTGAGGACCTCGTGGCGTGCGCCCTCGTAGCTGCGGTACGTGAGGTCGGTGAGCCCGGCCTCGCGGTAGCGGGCGACCAGCAGGTCGGAGAGGGCGAGGCGGGCGTTGAGCGGGTCGTGGTCGCCGACCAGTACGTAGACCGGCAGGCCCGCCGGGATGCCCTCGGGTACGGCGAGCCGGCCCGCCGCGGCCCCCATGTCGGCCATCCCCCGGTCGTCGGCGGCGAAGCCGCAGAGCGGGTCGGCGAGGTACGCGTCGACCTGCTTCTCGTCACGGCTGAGCCAGTCCGCCTCCGTACGGTTGGGCGCGAAGGCGGCGTTGAAGGCGTCGAAGACCCCGCCTCCATCGACGCCCGCCTCCGCGGCCTGCCGGGCGGCCTCCGCGAGTCCCGCGAGCAGCCCGTCCACGGCCGTCGTCCCGGAGAGGGCGACGCCGTCGACGAGGGCGGCGTGGTCCAGGAGGTACTGCTGGGCGGCGAAGGAGCCCATGCTGTGTCCCAGGAGGATCACCGGCACCCCGGGGTGCCGGTCGCGCGCGATCCGGGTGAGGGCGGCGATGTCCTCGACGAGGAGGTTCCAGCCGTCCTCGCCGAAGTGGCCCGCGCCCGCGTGCATCGAGAGTCCGTGGCCGCGGTGGTCCCCCGCGTAGACGACGAA includes:
- a CDS encoding SPFH domain-containing protein, with translation MDDLFRSDPARPTGTLLKPDHRPEAAELTEPAAWTQPAEPGERTGRITAVRTPVHTQESPPSPQALESPQPPQSLQSPQAPQPPQSVPPVAVSRRPPPSDPDPDLVERRGPAVPGWLAVLAGLTALAGAAATLWRARPLGGAQLPPWQWAVLAGCAVVTVVAFGGLTRGRTGSAWVLSLFGRYRGTVRRTGLAWVSPFVLRRRIDIRLRHWRSEPISVVDAEGSALRVVVLVVWSVRDTARALYAVDDHLGYLREQVEAAAARVLSQLPADAFRGDAPTLRNAEAVGDALTRMLAAECRPVGIAVFSAQPTHIEYAPEVAAAMQRRQIAALDAKHRDTVLTGVIDAVDDTVTRLTTRGLVELDDFERQALVKDLTVAFYTRRGGPAPQDQE
- a CDS encoding M23 family metallopeptidase; protein product: MTRIVNTPGFTAPELTAPELPAPGFTDEIPLDCACAGCTEAARILGADGVRSGAAALHGVRRAVVATVGAVALVGAGSGTALAEPAPAHAGWDGSKYWFRNAAGEWRWTSHHSTYVQRTGGTDGGRTGEPVFRGRQGWDAQDRVYWYESRGHWYWTGHRSKYEQRTGTSGNTSKPAGPTTPTAPSSRGWTAPVSSYVFTGYYGQPGAWSRGYHTGQDLAVPTGTTVRSVGPGRVVTAQYSRSYGYEVVIRHPDGRYTQYAHLSRIDVSARQSVSAGQRIARSGRTGRVTGPHLHFEVRTTPYFGSDVNPLAYLRGHGVRV
- a CDS encoding alpha/beta fold hydrolase, whose product is MFTFTSRDGIAIHVHTWLPEGEARGVVQIAHGMGEHAARYAPLAEHLTGLGFVVYAGDHRGHGLSMHAGAGHFGEDGWNLLVEDIAALTRIARDRHPGVPVILLGHSMGSFAAQQYLLDHAALVDGVALSGTTAVDGLLAGLAEAARQAAEAGVDGGGVFDAFNAAFAPNRTEADWLSRDEKQVDAYLADPLCGFAADDRGMADMGAAAGRLAVPEGIPAGLPVYVLVGDHDPLNARLALSDLLVARYREAGLTDLTYRSYEGARHEVLNETNRDEVVADLTAWIERVAG